A window from Primulina eburnea isolate SZY01 chromosome 2, ASM2296580v1, whole genome shotgun sequence encodes these proteins:
- the LOC140823114 gene encoding F-box protein PP2-B10-like has product MAVESCIIGGLPEDCIANALSLTTPKDACRLSTVASTFRSAAQSDAVWERFLPSDYRDIISRSIDDSDSLLHKFQSRKDLYLHLSDHPILIDSGLKSFKLEKWSGKKCYMLAARDLDIVWGDTSQYWQWIPHPESRFSEVAELLDVCWFEIHGYINTKMLSSHTVYAAYLVFTNKSRMYGFDYHPVEACVGIKGHEMVKRTVCLDPEGAQRRSYQIVPRRRPGSLFNRLWHLQRPQDDVAMEGSTELLRSREDGWMEVELGEYLVDGGEDDLEMSVMEVKGGNWKSGLIVQGIEIRPKKCI; this is encoded by the exons atgGCGGTGGAGAGTTGTATCATCGGTGGCCTGCCGGAAGATTGCATAGCCAACGCGTTATCTCTCACCACCCCTAAGGATGCTTGCCGCTTGTCTACGGTCGCCTCTACTTTCAGATCCGCCGCCCAGTCCGACGCCGTTTGGGAGCGCTTCCTGCCTTCCGACTACCGCGACATCATTTCCCGCTCGATCGACGACTCCGATTCGTTGCTGCACAAATTCCAGTCCAGAAAggatctttatcttcatctATCTGATCATCCCATCCTCATAGACTCTGGCCTCAAG AGCTTTAAGTTGGAGAAATGGAGTGGAAAGAAATGCTATATGCTGGCTGCaagagacctcgacatcgtgtGGGGCGATACATCTCAATATTGGCAGTGGATACCTCATCCCGAGTCCAG GTTCTCGGAAGTAGCAGAACTTCTGGACGTTTGCTGGTTCGAAATACATGGCTATATAAACACCAAGATGTTGTCTTCCCACACAGTCTATGCAGCTTACCTCGTGTTCACGAATAAATCAAGAATGTATGGATTTGATTATCACCCGGTGGAAGCTTGTGTTGGAATCAAAGGGCATGAAATGGTCAAACGTACAGTTTGTTTGGACCCAGAGGGAGCACAAAGGCGAAGCTATCAGATTGTACCAAGACGGCGTCCTGGATCACTGTTCAATCGCTTATGGCACCTACAAAGGCCACAAGATGATGTAGCAATGGAGGGCAGTACAGAGTTGTTGAGGAGCAGAGAGGATGGTTGGATGGAAGTTGAATTGGGAGAATATCTTGTGGATGGAGGAGAGGATGATTTAGAGATGAGTGTGATGGAGGTGAAGGGAGGTAATTGGAAGAGTGGTCTCATTGTCCAAGGGATTGAGATTAGACCCAAGAAATGTATCTAA